The sequence TGTTCGAGCACGTCGGCCGCAAGAACCTGCCGCTCTACTTCTCGCGCATCCGCGAGCTGCTCGCCGACGACGGCGTCGCGATGAACCACGGCATCACGTCGACGGACGCGGAAAGCGGCGAGACGGCGCTCGGCGGCGGCGAGTTCATCGACCGCTACGTATTCCCGGACGGCGAGCTGCCGCACATCAGCCTCGCGCTCGAAGCGGCGCAGCGCGGCGGGCTCGAGGCGATTGACGTCGAGAGCCTGCGGCGGCACTATGCGCGCACGCTCGACATCTGGACCGAGAACTTCGAGGCGAAGGCCGAGGAAGCCAGAAAGCTCGTCGACGACGAAAAATTCCGCATCTGGCGCGTGTACCTGGCCGGCTGCGCGTATGCGTTCGAGCACGACGACGTGTCGATCTTCCAGATCGTGTGCCGCAAGGCCGGGCAGAGCGCGAAGACGCTGCCGTGGTCGCGGCGCTACATGTACCAACACGCGCTGCCGCGCTAGAAGGGCGGCGCCTTTCAGCGATGACGGATGGGTGACGGCAGCACGCGGCGCAAACCTGCGCCGCCGACACGACAAGAAGACGCGCAAGGCGATCAGTTCGACCTGTTCGGGGCGCAGCCGCTGCCGCCTGCTTCGCCGTCCTCGTCCTCGTCAGATTCCGCGTCAGGCGCGAAGCGCAAGCGCGCACCGGGCGGCAAGCCGCGCGACGCGAAGCGCGACGCGGCGTCAAGCGATACGCCGCCGGCCGCCGCGCGGACTGCCGGGCCCGCGGCCGACGCCGGTACAGACGCGGGCGACGGTGCGAACGGCGGCCGCGATGCCGACGCCGGCGCTGATCCCCAACCCGGAACGGAAGCCGACCGCGCCGACGCGCCGGCCGACGCCGACGCGACGCCCACGCTCCCCGGCTTCGACACGCCGCGTCCCGCCCCGCCGAAAAAGCGCGCACGCCGGCGCGGCGTCGCGCCCGCCGCGATCTCGGACGACGTCGCCGCCGCCGCGCGCGAGCTGCCGCCGCGCGTGCGGCTCGGCACGTCGTCGTGGTATTTCCCCGGCTGGAAGGACATCGTCTACGGCGACGACTACGCGCAGTCGAAGCTGTCGCGTGAAGGCCTCGAAGCGTACGCCGCGCATCCGCTTTTGAAGAGCGTGAGTCTCGACCGCTCGTTCTACGCGCCGCTCACGGTGGCCGACTATCTGCGCTATGCGCAGCAGGTGCCGGACGATTTCCGCTTCGTCGTCAAGGCGCCGGCGCTCGTCACCGACGCCGTGCTGCGCGGCGCGCGCGGCGAGCCGACCGGCCCGAATCCGGCGTTCCTGAACACGCGGCTCGCCGCCGACGAATTCGTGCGCCCGTGCCTCGAAGGCCTCGGCAACAAAGCGGGCGCGCTCGTGTTCCAGTTCCCGCCGCTGCCCGACACGCTGCTCGCCGATCCGGCCGCGCTCGTCGATCGCCTGAGCGCGTTCCTCGGCGCGCTGCCGCCGCTGCCGGACGATCCGGACGGCCCGCGCTACGCGGTCGAGATCCGCGACGCGAGCCTTTTGACGCCGCGCTTCATCCGCGCGCTCGCGGCGGCGGGCGTGCGCTACTGCGTCGGGCTGCACGCGAAGATGCCGGACCCGCTGCGCCAGGCGGCGGCGCTCGCGCTCCTCGACGGCGATCCGTCGGGCCCGCTCATCGTGCGCTGGAGCCTGCACGGCGGCTTCAAGTACGAACAGGCGAAAGCCAAGTACGAGCCGTTCGACCGGCTCGTCGACGAGGACCCGCACACGCGCTCGGCGCTCGCCGAACTCGCGGCGCGCTACGTGCTCGCGGGGCAGCCGGTGCTCATCACCGTGAACAACAAGGCGGAAGGGTCGGCGCCGCTGTCGTGCATCGCGCTCGCGAAGGAAATCGCGGCCGCGTGCGCGCGCTGGCGCAGCGAGGCGGCGTAGCGCGCGGCGGCGCCGCCCGCGCCGTCACGCGCCGTCACGCGCCGCGCGACTTCAGCCGATGCGCGAACTTCTGCCGAAACTTCGCGAGCTTCGGCCCGATCACGACCGCGCAGTAGCCCTGCCCCGGATGTTGCGCGTAGTAGTTCTGGTGATACGCCTCCGCGGGCCAGTAATTGCCGTTCAGCGGCCCGACTTGCGTGACGATCGGATCGTCGTACAGCTTGTCGCGCTCGAGCGTGCGGATCACGTCGAGCGCGGTGTCACGCTGCGCGTCCGAGTGCGTGAAGATCGCCGAGCGGTACTGCGTGCCGACGTCGTTGCCCTGGCGGTTCAGCTGCGTCGGATCGTGGGTCGCAAAGAAGATTTCGAGGATGTCGCGATAGCCGATCCGGCTCGGATCGAACGTGACGTTGAC comes from Burkholderia savannae and encodes:
- a CDS encoding DUF72 domain-containing protein is translated as MGDGSTRRKPAPPTRQEDAQGDQFDLFGAQPLPPASPSSSSSDSASGAKRKRAPGGKPRDAKRDAASSDTPPAAARTAGPAADAGTDAGDGANGGRDADAGADPQPGTEADRADAPADADATPTLPGFDTPRPAPPKKRARRRGVAPAAISDDVAAAARELPPRVRLGTSSWYFPGWKDIVYGDDYAQSKLSREGLEAYAAHPLLKSVSLDRSFYAPLTVADYLRYAQQVPDDFRFVVKAPALVTDAVLRGARGEPTGPNPAFLNTRLAADEFVRPCLEGLGNKAGALVFQFPPLPDTLLADPAALVDRLSAFLGALPPLPDDPDGPRYAVEIRDASLLTPRFIRALAAAGVRYCVGLHAKMPDPLRQAAALALLDGDPSGPLIVRWSLHGGFKYEQAKAKYEPFDRLVDEDPHTRSALAELAARYVLAGQPVLITVNNKAEGSAPLSCIALAKEIAAACARWRSEAA
- the msrA gene encoding peptide-methionine (S)-S-oxide reductase MsrA → MSEATNEVATLGGGCFWCQEAVFLDIDGVTAVESGYAGGHTRNPGYHDVCDGDTGHAEVVNVTFDPSRIGYRDILEIFFATHDPTQLNRQGNDVGTQYRSAIFTHSDAQRDTALDVIRTLERDKLYDDPIVTQVGPLNGNYWPAEAYHQNYYAQHPGQGYCAVVIGPKLAKFRQKFAHRLKSRGA